From a single Okeanomitos corallinicola TIOX110 genomic region:
- a CDS encoding histidine phosphatase family protein, whose amino-acid sequence MSQIIWIARHANRLDFVNPDWFLTAEKRYDPPLSDDGFIQAQQLAQRLKTENIKHIFASPFLRTVQTANAVAEALDLDIRLETGLSEWLNPEWMTDEPERLSTPELKALFPRIDTGYTAQIAAKYPETHEQVRYRSAQTARCLAAEYWPNDILLVAHGASVLGAAMGFVGDQAKDEVKATLCSLVKIVRQESQWLLELKGDTSHLTTTEEVVRFV is encoded by the coding sequence ATGAGTCAAATAATTTGGATCGCCAGACACGCCAACCGCCTTGATTTTGTGAACCCTGACTGGTTTCTCACAGCCGAAAAACGCTATGATCCACCATTGTCAGATGATGGGTTTATCCAGGCACAACAATTAGCACAAAGACTAAAAACAGAAAACATCAAACATATTTTTGCCTCTCCATTTTTAAGAACAGTACAAACAGCTAACGCCGTCGCCGAAGCATTAGATTTAGACATTAGACTAGAAACTGGTTTAAGTGAATGGTTAAACCCAGAGTGGATGACAGACGAACCGGAAAGACTCTCCACCCCAGAATTAAAAGCATTATTTCCCAGAATAGATACAGGTTATACAGCCCAGATAGCTGCTAAATATCCGGAAACTCACGAACAAGTGAGATACCGTTCTGCCCAAACTGCTAGGTGTTTAGCTGCGGAATACTGGCCAAATGATATTCTTTTAGTCGCCCATGGTGCTTCTGTGTTGGGTGCAGCAATGGGATTTGTCGGAGATCAAGCTAAAGATGAAGTTAAAGCCACATTATGTTCTTTAGTGAAAATTGTGCGTCAAGAATCCCAATGGTTGCTAGAACTAAAAGGAGATACTTCTCATTTGACGACAACAGAAGAAGTAGTAAGATTTGTGTAA
- a CDS encoding ribonuclease: MNLSIKNLVAASSLLLITVPITDHAIAQTPDTPGKFDFYVLTLSWSPDHCARNGKRDTQQCGIGKKYGFVLHGLWPQYKKGYPANCSTEKLPPLLKQKFTGLFPNERLFDHEWKKHGTCTGQKPREYLTLSRNLKHSLNIPSAYQVPKKPFRTTIQDFKTAFISSNKQFTVNGIAPYCSDSGRFLKEVFFCYSKDGKASICSAEILRRSQKSCGQDNFLVRNVR, from the coding sequence ATGAATTTGTCAATAAAAAATCTTGTAGCTGCATCTTCCTTATTACTAATTACCGTACCAATAACAGATCATGCGATCGCACAGACTCCCGATACTCCTGGTAAATTTGATTTTTATGTTTTAACATTATCCTGGTCTCCTGATCATTGTGCCAGAAATGGAAAACGCGATACACAACAATGCGGAATAGGAAAAAAATATGGTTTTGTGCTACATGGACTTTGGCCACAATACAAAAAAGGTTATCCCGCTAACTGTTCCACTGAAAAATTACCCCCATTACTGAAACAAAAGTTTACAGGTTTATTCCCCAATGAACGACTTTTTGATCATGAATGGAAAAAACATGGAACTTGTACAGGTCAAAAACCTAGAGAATATTTAACATTAAGTAGAAATTTAAAACATTCTCTAAATATTCCTTCAGCTTATCAAGTCCCAAAAAAACCATTTCGTACTACCATTCAAGATTTTAAAACTGCCTTTATCAGTTCTAACAAACAATTTACAGTTAATGGTATTGCTCCCTATTGTTCTGATTCTGGTAGATTTCTCAAAGAAGTATTTTTTTGTTATTCCAAAGATGGTAAAGCTAGTATTTGTAGTGCAGAGATTTTAAGACGTTCTCAAAAAAGTTGTGGGCAGGATAATTTTTTAGTGCGGAATGTCAGATAA
- a CDS encoding TRAP transporter large permease subunit — translation MTYDYEWLGPVMFIGALVLLSLGYPVAFSLGGVAIIFAILGVTLDVFDPIFLTAMPQRIFGIMANYTLLAIPYFIFMGSMLEKSGIAERLLETMGILLGRLRGGLALAVVLVGALLAATTGVVAATVVAMGLISLPIMLRYGYNKQLATGVIAASGTLGQIIPPSVVLVVLADQLGISVGDLFIGSVIPGLMMTAAFALHVLIVSFIKPELAPALPPEVRNIGRKALTKRIFQVMLPPLFLILLVLGSIFFGIATPTEAGAVGCAGAMILAAFNGELNLASLRQVCDNTLRITSMVIFILLGSTAFSLVFRGLEGDQFMFDILSNLPGGEVGFLAISMITVLILGFFIDFFEIAFIIVPLFVPVAQTLNIDLVWYGVILGANLQTSFLTPPFGFALFYLRGVAPPEVTTGDIYKGVIPFILLQLLVVILIVIFPGIVSFLPSLGG, via the coding sequence ATGACCTATGATTATGAATGGTTAGGGCCTGTGATGTTTATTGGGGCTTTAGTTTTATTATCTTTAGGTTATCCTGTCGCCTTTTCCCTGGGTGGTGTAGCCATTATCTTTGCTATTCTTGGCGTTACTTTGGATGTTTTTGATCCCATATTTCTCACAGCCATGCCGCAGCGGATATTTGGCATCATGGCCAATTATACCCTGTTAGCTATTCCCTACTTTATCTTTATGGGTTCAATGTTAGAGAAATCTGGCATTGCCGAAAGACTTTTAGAAACAATGGGAATTTTGTTAGGACGCTTGCGGGGTGGACTAGCTTTAGCAGTGGTGTTGGTAGGTGCATTATTAGCAGCAACTACAGGTGTGGTAGCGGCCACGGTGGTAGCGATGGGTTTAATTTCCTTACCGATTATGCTCCGCTATGGTTACAACAAACAACTAGCTACCGGTGTGATTGCTGCTTCCGGGACTTTGGGGCAAATTATCCCCCCTAGTGTGGTATTGGTGGTCTTAGCTGACCAGTTAGGAATATCTGTGGGTGACTTATTCATCGGGTCAGTTATTCCTGGTTTAATGATGACTGCGGCCTTTGCCCTTCATGTATTAATTGTTTCATTTATTAAACCTGAACTTGCCCCGGCTTTACCTCCAGAAGTAAGGAATATTGGCAGAAAAGCCTTAACTAAGCGGATTTTTCAGGTGATGTTACCACCACTGTTTTTGATTTTATTAGTTTTAGGAAGTATCTTTTTTGGCATTGCTACCCCCACAGAAGCCGGTGCGGTGGGATGTGCGGGTGCGATGATTTTAGCTGCTTTTAACGGTGAATTAAACTTAGCATCTCTGCGTCAAGTCTGTGATAACACTTTAAGAATTACCTCCATGGTAATTTTTATTCTCTTAGGTTCTACCGCTTTTAGTTTAGTATTTCGGGGTTTAGAAGGGGATCAATTTATGTTTGATATTCTTTCTAATTTACCTGGAGGTGAGGTAGGATTTTTAGCGATTAGCATGATCACAGTGTTGATATTAGGCTTTTTTATTGACTTCTTTGAAATCGCTTTTATCATTGTGCCTTTGTTTGTTCCCGTTGCCCAAACTTTAAATATTGATTTAGTTTGGTATGGGGTGATTTTGGGGGCAAATTTACAAACTTCTTTCCTTACTCCTCCCTTTGGTTTTGCTTTGTTTTATCTGCGCGGTGTTGCTCCTCCAGAGGTAACAACTGGGGATATTTATAAAGGGGTAATTCCGTTTATTTTATTGCAATTATTGGTGGTGATTTTGATTGTTATCTTCCCAGGAATTGTGAGTTTTCTACCTTCTTTGGGAGGTTAA
- a CDS encoding alpha-amylase family glycosyl hydrolase has translation MYEQISHSLLNSILDDLKPEIRRQDLRHFYTRLGANFYAIHSLFSTLYGHRDDFKLQMLRLVETMAKGYIDRSPELERLDIQREQDHNWFLSQKWVGMALYSNGFAENLADLENKIGYFQELGINMVHIMPILRCPNGQSDGGYAISDFRQIDERVGDLEDIRQISKEFRKRDILLVLDIVLNHTSDEHEWAQKAKMGDRSFQDYYYIFENREIPDLFEQTMPEVFPETDPSNFTWNAEMEKWVMTVFHNYQWDLNYSNPRVFIEMLDIIMFWANQGVDVLRLDAVAFLWKKIGTSCQNERNAHLILQLMKDCCQVSAPGVLFIAEAIVAPVEVIKYFGEDAIAAKECEIAYNATLMALIWDGIATKNTKLLYQGIKNLPNKLERATWLNYVRCHDDIGLGFDDSDIRAAGYEPRAHRKFLVDYLSGQFDGSSSKGMVFMPNEATGDARICGSLASLAGLESALETADEDLIALAINRILLMHAIILSFGGIPLIYNGDAIAVLNDYSYIDDPSKSNDNRWVHRPKINWEKADLRKQQGTLEHTVFNATKKMIAIRKEISAFADFNNRELVHLDNEHLVCFVRFNHQRPSEKVLVIANFDVNPQDLDLESLRTMGFNIYSNFVDLYSGMKPEQSDSRITVQGYQFYWLTET, from the coding sequence ATGTACGAACAAATTTCTCACTCATTGTTAAATTCAATACTGGATGATTTAAAGCCGGAAATTCGTCGGCAAGATTTACGGCATTTTTATACCCGTCTTGGAGCGAATTTTTACGCTATTCATTCGCTATTTTCTACTCTGTACGGGCATCGTGATGATTTTAAACTGCAAATGTTGCGGCTAGTTGAAACAATGGCGAAAGGCTACATTGATCGTTCTCCAGAGTTAGAGCGGTTGGATATTCAACGTGAGCAAGACCACAATTGGTTTTTGTCGCAAAAATGGGTAGGGATGGCGCTTTATTCCAACGGTTTTGCCGAAAACCTGGCAGATTTAGAAAATAAAATCGGCTATTTTCAAGAGCTAGGCATCAATATGGTGCATATTATGCCGATTTTGAGGTGTCCTAATGGTCAAAGTGATGGGGGCTATGCCATCAGTGATTTTAGGCAAATTGACGAGCGCGTTGGTGATTTAGAAGATATTCGCCAAATTTCTAAGGAGTTCAGAAAGCGTGATATTTTGCTGGTTCTGGACATTGTGCTTAATCATACTTCTGACGAACATGAATGGGCGCAAAAGGCGAAGATGGGCGATCGCAGTTTTCAAGATTACTACTATATTTTTGAAAACCGAGAAATCCCTGATCTGTTTGAGCAAACTATGCCAGAAGTTTTCCCTGAGACAGATCCGAGCAATTTTACTTGGAATGCTGAGATGGAAAAATGGGTGATGACGGTTTTCCATAATTATCAATGGGATTTAAATTACAGCAATCCCAGAGTTTTTATTGAAATGCTCGACATTATTATGTTTTGGGCAAATCAAGGCGTGGATGTTCTCCGACTCGATGCTGTAGCGTTTTTATGGAAAAAGATCGGTACTTCTTGCCAAAACGAGCGCAACGCACATTTAATTTTGCAGTTAATGAAAGATTGTTGTCAGGTGAGTGCGCCCGGTGTGTTGTTTATAGCTGAAGCAATCGTTGCTCCTGTGGAAGTAATTAAGTATTTCGGCGAAGATGCGATCGCCGCCAAAGAATGTGAGATTGCTTATAATGCTACTTTAATGGCTTTAATATGGGATGGAATCGCCACTAAAAACACTAAGCTACTCTACCAAGGCATCAAAAATTTGCCTAATAAATTAGAACGTGCTACTTGGCTAAACTATGTGCGTTGTCATGATGACATTGGTTTGGGTTTTGACGATAGTGATATTCGTGCAGCAGGTTATGAACCAAGAGCGCATAGAAAGTTTTTAGTTGATTACTTAAGCGGTCAGTTTGATGGATCTTCATCTAAGGGAATGGTGTTCATGCCTAATGAAGCTACGGGAGATGCGCGTATCTGTGGTTCACTAGCTTCTTTAGCGGGATTAGAGTCGGCGCTGGAAACTGCTGATGAGGATTTGATTGCCCTGGCAATTAATAGAATTTTATTAATGCACGCAATTATTCTATCTTTTGGAGGAATCCCTCTAATTTATAATGGTGATGCGATCGCTGTACTCAATGATTACAGCTATATTGATGACCCAAGCAAAAGTAATGACAATCGCTGGGTACACCGCCCTAAAATTAATTGGGAAAAAGCCGACTTACGCAAACAACAAGGCACATTAGAACACACAGTATTCAACGCTACAAAAAAAATGATTGCCATTCGTAAAGAAATCTCTGCGTTTGCTGATTTCAATAACCGCGAATTGGTACATCTAGACAATGAACACTTGGTATGTTTTGTTCGTTTCAATCATCAACGTCCATCAGAAAAAGTGCTAGTCATTGCCAACTTTGATGTAAATCCGCAAGACTTGGATTTGGAGTCACTTAGAACTATGGGCTTCAATATTTATAGTAATTTTGTTGATTTATATAGTGGTATGAAACCAGAGCAATCTGATAGTCGCATTACTGTACAAGGATATCAATTTTATTGGCTCACAGAGACATAA
- a CDS encoding glucokinase — MTLLLAGDIGGTKTILRLVESGENSALKTLYEESYRSGDFPDLVPIVQKFLAAANSSTPAKACFAIAGPVVNNTAKLTNLAWFLDTARLCQQLNIPAVSLINDFAAVGYGIFGLTKQDLLTLQTGKHQSDAPMAVIGAGTGLGQGFLIKQGHQYQVFPSEGGHADFAPRNELEFQLLKYLLNRHDIQRVSVERVVSGLGITSIYQFLRDRQIDSENPEIAQIIRTWEQEAGRAEKTADPGAAIGSAALAKSDRLSEQTIQLFIEIYGAEAGNLALKLLPYGGLYIAGGIAPKILPLMEDGSFMLNFTQKGRMRSLLEEIPVHIILNQQVGLIGAALSAARL; from the coding sequence ATGACATTACTATTAGCAGGAGATATCGGCGGCACGAAAACGATTTTAAGACTGGTGGAGTCTGGCGAAAATTCTGCCTTAAAGACCTTGTACGAGGAAAGTTACCGCAGTGGAGATTTTCCTGATTTAGTGCCAATAGTACAGAAATTTTTAGCCGCTGCCAATTCATCTACACCAGCAAAAGCCTGTTTTGCGATCGCAGGGCCTGTAGTGAACAACACCGCCAAATTAACTAACCTGGCCTGGTTTTTAGACACAGCCAGATTATGTCAACAATTAAACATCCCGGCTGTTTCCCTGATTAACGATTTTGCAGCCGTTGGTTATGGTATTTTTGGGTTAACAAAACAGGATTTACTGACATTACAAACTGGTAAACATCAAAGCGATGCACCCATGGCTGTAATTGGTGCAGGAACAGGTTTAGGACAAGGATTTTTAATTAAACAAGGCCACCAATATCAAGTGTTTCCCTCCGAAGGTGGACACGCAGACTTTGCGCCCCGCAATGAGTTAGAATTTCAATTATTGAAATATCTGTTAAATAGACATGATATTCAGCGAGTTTCTGTAGAACGGGTAGTTTCTGGTTTAGGAATTACATCCATTTATCAATTTTTACGCGATCGCCAAATAGACAGCGAAAACCCAGAAATAGCCCAAATTATCAGAACCTGGGAACAAGAAGCCGGTAGAGCCGAAAAAACCGCTGATCCTGGTGCAGCCATTGGTAGTGCAGCCTTAGCCAAAAGCGATCGCCTTTCCGAACAAACCATCCAACTGTTTATAGAAATTTACGGTGCAGAAGCCGGTAACTTAGCCCTAAAACTCCTACCCTATGGTGGATTATACATAGCTGGAGGTATCGCCCCCAAAATTTTACCTTTAATGGAAGATGGCAGCTTTATGTTAAATTTTACCCAAAAAGGCAGAATGCGTTCTCTCCTAGAAGAAATACCGGTTCACATAATTCTCAATCAACAAGTAGGATTAATAGGTGCTGCTTTGTCTGCCGCTAGGTTATAA
- a CDS encoding TRAP transporter small permease subunit has product MDKLLKISNLIDICTERIGRWTSWLVLVMVILGVWNVTGRYLSRLIGNNLTSNAYIESQWYIFDLVFLLGAAYTLKHNEHVRVDIFYSNLSGKKKAIADLFGTVFFLIPFCIMVIIFSWDAIIASWQTWEISPDPGGLPRYPIKTMIIVSFVMLIIQGISEAIKNIAIITNRLPAEENHDL; this is encoded by the coding sequence TTGGACAAGTTATTAAAAATATCAAACTTGATTGATATCTGCACAGAGAGGATCGGCCGTTGGACAAGTTGGTTAGTTTTGGTAATGGTGATTCTGGGTGTGTGGAATGTGACAGGTAGATACTTAAGTAGATTAATTGGTAACAATCTTACCTCTAACGCTTACATAGAATCCCAATGGTATATCTTTGATTTGGTTTTTCTCTTAGGTGCAGCTTACACCCTCAAACATAATGAACACGTGCGAGTAGATATATTTTATAGTAATTTATCTGGCAAAAAAAAGGCGATCGCCGACCTATTTGGGACAGTATTTTTTCTGATTCCATTTTGCATTATGGTAATTATTTTTTCTTGGGATGCCATTATCGCATCTTGGCAAACTTGGGAAATATCACCAGATCCCGGCGGTTTACCCCGCTACCCCATTAAAACTATGATCATTGTTTCCTTTGTCATGTTAATTATTCAAGGCATTTCCGAAGCGATTAAAAACATAGCTATCATCACCAACAGATTACCAGCGGAGGAAAACCATGACCTATGA